One window of the Betta splendens chromosome 21, fBetSpl5.4, whole genome shotgun sequence genome contains the following:
- the abhd13 gene encoding protein ABHD13 has product MEKPWRLWGAMERCTLTLISWSWGACRVSLLALILTFHLYGGFFLLALILASVAGILYKFQDVLLYFPDQPSSSRLYVPMPTGIPHENVYIRTKDGVKLNLILLRYTGGDSTSGVASGNQSSPTSSAPPTILYFHGNAGNIGHRVPNALLMLVNLKANIVLVDYRGYGKSEGEPSEDGLYLDAEATLDYVMTRPDLDKTKVVLFGRSLGGAVAVRLASVNPHRVAAIIVENTFLSIPHMAATLFTFMPMRLLPLWCYRNQFLSYRQVTLCRMPSLFVSGLSDQLIPPVMMKQLYELSPSRTKRLAIFPEGTHNDTWQCQGYFAALEQFMKELLKNQAHEESAQSSASVTII; this is encoded by the coding sequence ATGGAGAAGCCCTGGAGGCTGTGGGGGGCAATGGAACGTTGTACCCTGACTCTGATTTCCTGGTCCTGGGGTGCCTGTCGAGTCTCCCTTTTGGCCCTCATCCTCACCTTCCACCTGTATGGAGGATTTTTTCTACTTGCGCTCATCCTAGCTTCAGTGGCTGGCATCCTCTACAAGTTTCAGGATGTGCTCCTCTACTTCCCTGACCAGCCTTCCTCCTCCCGCCTTTATGTCCCCATGCCAACAGGAATCCCACATGAGAATGTGTACATCCGCACCAAAGATGGCGTGAAGCTCAACCTCATCTTGCTTCGCTACACAGGAGGGGATTCCACTTCTGGAGTTGCTTCTGGTAATCAAAGCAGCCCCACATCCTCCGCTCCTCCAACCATCCTGTATTTCCATGGTAATGCGGGTAATATTGGCCACCGAGTGCCAAATGCCCTGTTGATGCTGGTCAATCTGAAAGCAAACATAGTGCTGGTGGACTACCGTGGCTATGGGAAGAGTGAGGGTGAGCCCAGTGAGGATGGGCTTTACCTGGATGCTGAGGCCACACTGGATTATGTAATGACCCGACCTGATCTGGATAAGACAAAAGTGGTACTCTTTGGCCGTTCACTGGGAGGCGCTGTGGCTGTGCGCTTGGCGTCAGTCAACCCTCATCGTGTAGCGGCCATCATTGTTGAAAACACCTTCCTCAGCATCCCTCACATGGCAGCAACACTCTTTACCTTCATGCCCATGCGCTTGCTGCCCTTGTGGTGCTATAGGAATCAGTTCCTGTCCTATCGACAGGTGACACTGTGCCGCATGCcttcactgtttgtgtctggtttgTCAGACCAGCTCATTCCACCAGTTATGATGAAGCAACTGTACGAGCTGTCTCCATCACGGACTAAACGTCTGGCCATCTTTCCTGAGGGAACGCACAATGATACTTGGCAGTGTCAGGGCTACTTTGCTGCTTTGGAGCAGTTCATGAAAGAACTGCTGAAGAACCAGGCTCACGAGGAGAGTGCTCAGTCCTCAGCTAGTGTCACAATTATCTGA